Proteins found in one Schistocerca gregaria isolate iqSchGreg1 unplaced genomic scaffold, iqSchGreg1.2 ptg000963l, whole genome shotgun sequence genomic segment:
- the LOC126326071 gene encoding uncharacterized protein LOC126326071 has product MKPSSILYLLPLLLLVSYVKADAASQQQFLSDYPYFASSTCSLNGDVRCDAEGMVFWLGINGKNIDSNFFSDLSKLDRILHINFTSCQLPTISSISAKTLRSLSFYSCSGGDINGAITEDLVNLDRLSIVDSDLSCEISNIKAPNLWQLQVKNSPNVKGSTDDIAKISRLSHVNFTDTASLTGEIGTLINMNELGFINVSNTKVSGEIPTLTSKTFYLDLVGTDVTGVCDEEKLKESRLSYATCYLGNGDSGCTYSGCTYDGRDVTPPPPVAPSPPSPSPSPSPSPSPSPEPEEPSPEPSPSPEPSPSPSPSPEPSPSPSPEPSPEPSPSPSPSPEPSPSPSPSPSPEPSPSPSPSPSPSPSPSPSPSPSPSPSPSPSPSPSPSPSPSPSPSPSPSPSPSPSPSPSPSPSPSPSPSPEPDSFGSSIYGSGLFNLLFKGIYLYLTQLVLYLL; this is encoded by the exons ATGAAGCCTAGTTCTATTCTCTATCTATTGCCGTTACTACTATTAGTGTCATACGTAAAagcagacgctgcatcacagcaacAATTTCTCTCGGATTATCCTTATTTCGCGAGCTCTACATGTTCTCTTAATGGCGATGTCAGATG TGACGCTGAGGGCATGGTATTCTGGCT AGGCATCAATGGCAAAAATATCGACagcaatttcttttctgaccttagTAAACTAGATCGAATCTTGCATAT AAACTTTACGAGCTGCCAGTTGCCAACTATCTCGTCTATCTCAGCAAAGACATTGCGTTCACT TTCTTTCTATTCGTGCAGTGGAGGAGATATCAACGGCGCCATCACCGAGGATTTGGTCAACTTAGACAGACT TTCTATCGTAGACAGCGATCTGAGCTGCGAAATATCGAACATCAAGGCACCTAACTTGTGGCAGCT GCAAGTCAAGAACAGTCCGAATGTAAAAGGCAGCACTGACGATATTGCCAAAATTTCCAGGTTGAGCCATGT AAATTTCACGGATACTGCTAGTCTTACTGGCGAGATCGGGACACTTATAAATATGAACGAATTAGGCTTCAT TAACGTGTCGAAtaccaaagtcagtggggagattccaACACTTACTTCTAAAACATTCTATCT GGATTTGGTTGGTACCGATGTAACGGGTGTGTGCGACGAAGAAAAACTTAAAGAATCCAGACTCAGTTATGCCACATG CTATCTGGGCAATGGCGACAGTGGATGTACCTACAGCGGCTGCACTTATGACGGTCGAGACGTGACACCTCCACCACCAGTGGCACCATCTCCTCCATCCCCGTCTCCATCCCCGTCTCCATCCCCGTCTCCATCCCCGGAACCAGAGGAACCATCCCCGGAACCATCACCATCCCCGGAACCATCTCCGTCTCCATCACCATCCCCGGAACCATCCCCGTCTCCATCCCCGGAACCATCCCCGGAACCATCTCCGTCTCCATCACCATCCCCGGAACCATCCCCATCCCCGTCACCATCCCCATCCCCGGAACCATCCCCGTCACCATCCCCGTCACCATCCCCGTCACCATCCCCGTCTCCATCACCATCCCCGTCTCCATCACCATCCCCGTCTCCATCACCATCCCCGTCTCCATCCCCGTCACCATCACCATCCCCGTCCCCGTCACCATCCCCGTCCCCGTCACCATCCCCGTCACCATCCCCGTCACCATCCCCGTCACCATCCCCATCTCCGGAACCAGATTCTTTTGGTAGCTCAATTTATGGGTCGGGCCTGTTCAACCTCTTGTTTAAAGGGATCTACTTGTATCTAACTCAGCTGGTGTTGTATCTACTATAA
- the LOC126326041 gene encoding uncharacterized protein LOC126326041, with protein sequence MVELKYLGLGNNKFASFISINIKNLRNLKSLDLANLGLYGNIPSSFYSLTELEYLDLQGNEFIGSLNADIGMLTRLYHLDLSNSSLSGEIPYNLYSLSKLQYLNLKNNKFNGSLSNGIGILFIGGLNTDVGMMSRLSYLDLSNSSLSGSIPDGLYSLTKLQYLNLKNNNFD encoded by the exons atgGTCGAACTGAAATATCTGGGTCTAGGAAATAATAAATTTGCTAGCTTCATAAgtataaacattaaaaatttgagaaatttaaAGAGTCTTGACTTAGCCAACTTAGGTCTATATGGCAATATACCTAGTAGTTTCTACTCACTGACCGAATTAGAATATCTGGATCTGCAGGGGAATGAATTTATCGGCAGTTTAAATGCTGACATCGGAATGCTGACTAGATTATATCATCTTGACTTAAGTAACTCAAGTCTATCTGGTGAGATACCTTATAATCTGTATTCATTGAGCAAGTTGCAATATCTGAACCTAAAAAATAACAAGTTTAATGGTAGTTTAAGTAATGGCATTGGGATACT TTTCATTGGCGGTTTAAATACTGACGTTGGAATGATGAGTAGATTGTCTTATCTTGACTTAAGTAACTCAAGTCTATCTGGTTCgatacctgatggtctatattcaTTGACCAAGTTGCAATATCTGAacctaaaaaataacaattttgatg